The following proteins are co-located in the Billgrantia tianxiuensis genome:
- the ftsZ gene encoding cell division protein FtsZ, whose amino-acid sequence MFELVDSAPSSSAVIKVVGVGGGGGNAVNHMVESNIEGVEFICANTDAQALKRVAAKTVLQLGNEITKGLGAGANPDVGRQAAMEDRERIAELISGADMVFITAGMGGGTGTGGAPVVAQIAKELGILTVAVVTRPFPFEGPKRMRVAEEGMKELSEHVDSLITIPNEKLLSVLGKNASLLTAFSAANDVLLGAVQGIAELITSPGIINVDFADVRTVMSEMGMAMMGTGGATGENRAREAAEKAIRSPLLEDIDLHGARGILVNITAGPDLSIGEFNDVGATVQEFASQDATIVVGTSIDMDMSDELRVTVVAAGLEGRQVKATAGRETVKRNEGSEYRQRAQPAMRQQSAMPKAEPQEAAKPQPEKRRSPQELDDYLDIPAFLRRQAD is encoded by the coding sequence ATGTTCGAACTGGTAGATAGCGCACCCTCGAGCAGTGCGGTCATCAAGGTCGTCGGTGTGGGCGGCGGCGGCGGCAACGCCGTGAACCACATGGTCGAGAGCAATATCGAAGGCGTCGAGTTCATCTGCGCCAACACGGATGCCCAGGCGCTCAAGCGGGTGGCCGCCAAGACCGTACTCCAGCTCGGCAACGAGATCACCAAGGGGCTGGGTGCTGGCGCCAACCCCGATGTGGGGCGTCAGGCCGCCATGGAGGATCGTGAGCGTATCGCCGAGCTGATCAGCGGTGCCGACATGGTCTTCATTACGGCCGGCATGGGCGGCGGTACCGGTACCGGCGGGGCGCCGGTCGTGGCCCAGATCGCCAAGGAGCTGGGTATCCTCACCGTGGCTGTCGTCACTCGCCCGTTCCCGTTCGAAGGGCCGAAGCGCATGCGCGTGGCCGAAGAAGGCATGAAGGAGCTGTCGGAGCACGTCGACTCGCTGATCACCATTCCCAACGAGAAGCTGCTCTCGGTGCTGGGCAAGAACGCCAGCCTGCTGACCGCCTTTAGTGCTGCCAACGACGTGTTGTTGGGCGCCGTGCAGGGGATTGCCGAGCTGATCACCAGCCCCGGCATCATCAACGTCGACTTCGCCGACGTGCGCACCGTGATGTCCGAGATGGGCATGGCGATGATGGGCACCGGCGGCGCCACCGGCGAGAACCGTGCCCGCGAGGCCGCCGAGAAGGCCATCCGCAGCCCGCTGCTGGAGGATATCGACTTGCACGGCGCACGCGGCATCCTGGTCAACATCACCGCCGGCCCGGACCTTTCCATCGGCGAGTTCAACGATGTCGGTGCCACTGTTCAGGAGTTCGCCTCCCAGGACGCCACCATCGTGGTGGGCACTTCCATCGATATGGATATGTCCGACGAATTGCGGGTCACCGTGGTGGCTGCGGGTCTCGAGGGGCGCCAGGTCAAGGCGACTGCCGGGCGCGAGACCGTCAAGCGCAACGAAGGCAGCGAATATCGTCAGCGTGCGCAGCCGGCCATGCGCCAGCAGAGCGCGATGCCCAAGGCCGAGCCTCAGGAAGCGGCCAAGCCGCAACCGGAGAAGCGTCGTTCGCCTCAGGAGTTGGACGATTATCTCGATATCCCGGCCTTCCTGCGTCGTCAAGCCGATTGA